The following proteins are encoded in a genomic region of Oncorhynchus masou masou isolate Uvic2021 chromosome 32, UVic_Omas_1.1, whole genome shotgun sequence:
- the LOC135527189 gene encoding rho-related GTP-binding protein RhoV-like translates to MMQAPDDFQEKHNEPIISCMLVGDGAVGKTSMIISYISNGYPNEYRQTAFDVFTGLVRVDGIPVQIQLMDTAGQEEFDNFRSMFYNQIDVFIICFSVVNPVSFHNITSKWIPQIRTFNSASPIILVGTQSDLRHDVGILIHLDQLRVKPVVNSQARRLAEKIRAHDYVECSALTQNNLKEAFDSAIFAAVKHKACEKAKKLKLFGRAKTFSSGGWKKFFCFM, encoded by the exons ATGATGCAGGCCCCTGATGATTTCCAAGAAAAGCACAATGAGCCAATCATTAGTTGTATGTTGGTTGGGGATGGTGCTGTGGGGAAAACCAGCATGATTATAAGTTACATCTCAAATGGATACCCAAACGAATACCGTCAGACGGCATTTGACGTCTTCACCG GATTGGTTAGAGTAGATGGGATTCCAGTACAAATCCAGTTGATGGACACTGCAGGACAG GAGGAGTTTGATAATTTTCGCTCCATGTTTTACAATCAAATAGATGTCTTCATCATTTGCTTCAGTGTTGTCAACCCAGTGTCTTTCCACAACATCACTTCAAAATGGATCCCACAGATCCGCACCTTCAATTCTGCTTCACCCATAATTTTAGTGGGGACCCAGTCTGACCTCCGGCATGATGTTGGCATCCTTATCCATCTGGACCAGCTGAGGGTCAAGCCAGTGGTGAACTCCCAGGCCAGGCGTCTGGCAGAGAAGATCAGAGCTCACGACTATGTGGAGTGTTCTGCACTGACCCAGAATAATCTAAAAGAAGCATTTGACTCTGCTATCTTTGCTGCCGTCAAGCACAAGGCCTGTGAGAAAGCAAAGAAGCTCAAACTATTTGGTCGTGCAAAGACTTTTTCTAGTGGGGGGTGGAAGAAGTTCTTCTGCTTCATGTGA